One Gammaproteobacteria bacterium DNA segment encodes these proteins:
- a CDS encoding ABC transporter ATP-binding protein, with protein MTERSNLLEVEKLGVTYGSGRHRLVAVDDVSFALPAGRTLGLVGESGCGKSSLARAILRLEECTGDVRFCGQDWLALDGGALRQARRQLQAVFQDPLASLDPGLTVRQSLLEPLRVHRPHDAPDEQQQRVTRILRRVGLDEEYLDRYPHELSGGQCQRVGIGRALVSSPALVVLDEPVSALDMSIRGQILELLASLQQDSGLAFLFIAHDMTAVRYLCHDVMVMYRGRIVEAASREQLFEHPAHPYTRELLRAVLPPDRHTQPPPDARPIDVAAMAGAACPFAPRCRFATPQCEDETPALRDLGGGHQVACHHAEALPGWS; from the coding sequence ATGACTGAGCGCAGCAATCTCCTGGAAGTGGAGAAGCTTGGCGTGACTTACGGTAGCGGTCGGCATCGCCTGGTGGCTGTCGATGACGTCAGTTTTGCACTGCCTGCCGGTCGAACCCTCGGGCTGGTCGGCGAATCCGGCTGCGGCAAGTCATCACTGGCGCGTGCCATCCTGCGGCTTGAAGAGTGCACGGGCGACGTTCGATTCTGCGGCCAGGACTGGCTGGCACTGGATGGCGGCGCCTTGCGCCAGGCACGCCGCCAGCTGCAGGCCGTGTTCCAGGATCCGCTGGCATCGCTGGATCCCGGACTGACGGTGCGCCAGAGCCTGCTGGAACCGCTGCGCGTGCATCGGCCGCATGATGCACCCGACGAGCAGCAGCAGCGCGTCACGCGCATCCTGCGCCGCGTCGGCCTGGACGAAGAATACCTCGATCGCTACCCGCACGAACTGTCCGGCGGGCAATGCCAGCGTGTCGGTATCGGTCGTGCACTGGTCAGTTCGCCCGCGCTGGTCGTGCTGGACGAGCCGGTCAGCGCCCTCGACATGTCGATCCGCGGCCAGATTCTCGAATTGCTGGCCAGCCTGCAGCAGGATTCCGGTCTCGCCTTCCTGTTCATTGCGCACGACATGACGGCGGTGCGTTACCTCTGCCATGATGTCATGGTTATGTACCGTGGCCGCATCGTCGAGGCGGCCAGTCGCGAGCAGCTTTTCGAACATCCGGCACACCCTTACACGCGCGAACTGTTGCGCGCCGTGCTGCCTCCGGACCGGCACACCCAGCCGCCACCGGATGCGAGGCCGATCGATGTGGCGGCAATGGCTGGAGCCGCCTGCCCGTTTGCACCACGCTGCCGTTTCGCCACCCCGCAATGCGAGGACGAGACACCGGCCCTGCGGGACCTGGGCGGTGGACACCAGGTTGCCTGCCACCATGCCGAGGCCTTGCCAGGCTGGTCGTAA